A window of Fusarium falciforme chromosome 1, complete sequence genomic DNA:
GTTACCTGTTGTAGCCTCGATGAAAATAAAAGACATTGTACACACTCTCTTTCTTCAATTGAGTGACAATCCCGTCTatttcttgctcttgggatccgcctcggccttgatggcatcggcGCGCGCCTGGATGACCTCCATCTCAGCTTCGTACTTGGCCGAGGCTTGGGCGGTCTTCTCCTCGTAAACAGCTTTCTCGGAAGGGCTCAGGGCCTTCCAGGCCTCGCTGATATTCTTGGAACCATCGATGGCGTCGCTGCCACCGAGACGCGGCCAGTTCTCGACAGTGAAGTTGGTGTAGGAGCTCAGGGGCCTCTTGGGCAGGCGGTCGTCCTCAAAGACTCTGTAATTCTTGTCTGTGAGCTTGgtgaggcggcggcgggccTGGTTCGCGATGTGAATACGCGCCGGCTCGTGGGTCTTGATCCAAGCCTTGAGGTTGGCGGCGTTCTTCTCACGGTTGGCTGCAGCTATGTTCTCAAGGTTCTAGAGGAATTCATGTGTTAGCTTAGGATCGGACACTGCGGGAGCAGTTGAGGGCGCGCACGCTGATCTCGGCAGCAGAAAGACTGTGAAACTTGCTGGAAAGACCAGCCATATGAGGACCAAGGCCGGCAGAGCCCTTCAGCACATCCTTGTTGTCAGCGACGAACTGGGCCCATTTTGTGTGAGGCAGCGCGGCGGGTGTGTCTCTGAGAGCCCATTTCTTGAGCTGACGGATCTCAGCCTTCTTATTCTCCTCGGGGTcgacctccttcttgggtTTCCTGGTGGTCTTCTTGGCTACGGGCGCGGCCTTCTTGGTCGTCGCggcaggcttcttcttggcggcggGATTCTTGGCCGTAGCCTTGGACTTCTTTTCGCTCGCAGCAGGCAGTTGCGAGGGAGCAGAGGCAGAAAAGGCCCGGATGGGGAGCGCAGAGGTTGTCGGGGCCTGGCGGAGGAGCAATTGGGCGGCGGCCGCGGGGTGGGCAGATGGTGCTTGGATGCGGCGGGCAGTGGCCCTGCCGACGGCGGTGAACATTTTTGTCTAAAGAGAGGAACCGAGCAACTTGTTGAAAAATAAAAGCTGGTATCGCGGGAAGGCGACGACGCGATTGGAGTCTACAATTTAATGTCGCGTGCCGGGGAAGCAATTTGAAAAGGTCAagatgaggctgaagaggatgagatggTGTTGACGTTTTGGCTGGGCTCTTTCCCTTCTGCAATGCCTGGAAAGCTGCAAGGGCGCAAAAGCTCCATGGGTATCATGTACTTGGACAATCCCGCCCAAACAGGCTGCATCACCTTGTACCTTTTACCTGGGCGAGCTGCAGCTTGACCAGCTTCCCCCGCCGAGCCAATCGCTGTGGCTTATGTAACCCCCCGCCCCATTCAGCGCCTACCTCATCCGCTGCTTCGTTGCAGGCTGCCGTAGGACGCGACAGTGAAGGTCAATCCAGCAAGTACCTACCCACCTAACAAcctcccatcatcaccaacagcatCAGGCTTTGCTATCGGAACGATATCCGTCGCAAGCCATCTCATTTAATTTCTCCATTCTAgcttcctcgacgacgaccacGCAACTCTCtttcctctccatcctcaaccaCAGAACCCATGGATCACCGTCCGCAAGCTTGGGGTCGTGTATGTCTCTTCACATTGTACCTCTCCTCTAGGCCATGTGCTAACTACTGTCCAGCCCAGAGACGATGTCTATGGTGCTTATGATGCTTCCTACATGGGCGAGAACGGCCCCAAGCAAAACACCCAGCAGCCCATCGTCACTGGTACCTCCGTCATCGCCGTCAAGTTCAAGAACGGCGTCGTCATGGCCGCCGACAACCTAGGTCCGTCAttgttcctcctccatcaacaTTCATAGCTAACCATCCTTCCACAGCTTCGTACGGATCCCTCGCCCGCTTCACCGACGTCAAGCGACTCCGCTCCTTCGCCGACTCGTCGGTCGTGGGCTTCAGCGGTGACATCTCCGATATGCAGTACCTCGACCGCCATCTCATCGAGCTCTCCCTCGATGAGGCCTACACCTCCCCTGACGCCCCGCGCCTCAACGCCGCCAACCTCCACCGCTACCTCGCCAAGCTTCTCTACCGTCGCCGCTCCAAGTTCGACCCTCTGTGGAACCACCTCCTCGTggctggcctcgacgacgacgacaagcccTTCCTCGCCGCTGCCGACCTTCTCGGCAGCACCTACAGCTCCCCCAGCTTGGCCACCGGTTTCGGCGCAATGCTCGCCCAGCCCATCATGCGCCGCCACGTCCCCGATGAGGAGGCTGCTCAGAATCTCGACAAGGACGGAGCTGTCTCCATTATCAAGGAGTGTATGAAGGTGCTATTTTACCGCGACGCCCGCAGCCTGGACTCATACTCCTTGGCCATCGTCACCAAGGATGGTGTCGAGATTACCGATGACCTGAAGCTCGAGGCCCAGAGCTGGGCATTCGCCGAACGGATTAGAGGATACGGTACACAGACCGTCTAGAACCAAGGAAATAGATGGACGAGTGGCGCAGGAATTGATATGTGGCGCAGGCCAAGTCACAGTTGTAATACAAACAATACACGTATAGAGAGCTTCTCCTGTCCATGTGCACTTGTTTTCTTTGCTTGAGTACAGTCGTACCCAGCGAATAATGACCTGTATTTTAGATAAATCTCATGACTTTGCTAAGGTAAGAAGTAGTAAGGTACGGAGATGAATTTATAGCATTCTTCTCGGATATTAGACTATCCTTAGCTAGAAGAAACCACAAACCAACAAAAAGGTTGGAGGTGTTCTTTTATTCCAGTGCCCCATTAGTAGAAGCATGTAACAACGTACAAATAACAGGAACTTCATGCCTTGTTGGATCTTTCTTCATTCTCAATATCTTCATGATTACGTTGCCTACAGCTAGCTTATCATAAAACAGGTCGACTGCCTGTCGTCTTTACCCATCTAACCTAACCAGCCGGATCCCTGGCCTTCCTCCCATTTTCTCCATTCATTGTGTCAAACATGTATCTCATGCAACCAAGCAAGGCAGGCAAAAAGAGACTTGATTATCCATGTCAACGCAAGCCCAGTTTTGTCCGGAAACCAACTCCAAATGTCATCATAAACCTCATGCGCACCAGCGCGACGAACTAGGTACCTAAGCAGCCACGCGCGGTACTGCTCTATACCGCCCATCAAACCCATCAATTGACGGCAAGCACCTTACTCGACAGTGACCGACTTAGCCAGGTTGCGAGGGAAGTCGACGTTGAGGCCCTCGAGCACGGCCAGCCAGTAGGCGATGAGCTGCAGGGGGATGACGTTGAGAAGACCCTGGAGGACGTCAACAGTCTTGGGGATCTCGatcttctcagcctcggaGGCCTTGaactcctcgtcatcggGATTGCAGATGACAATGGGCTTACCGCCACGAGCAATGACCTGCTGGTAGGCGTTAAGCGACT
This region includes:
- a CDS encoding HMG box domain-containing protein encodes the protein MFTAVGRATARRIQAPSAHPAAAAQLLLRQAPTTSALPIRAFSASAPSQLPAASEKKSKATAKNPAAKKKPAATTKKAAPVAKKTTRKPKKEVDPEENKKAEIRQLKKWALRDTPAALPHTKWAQFVADNKDVLKGSAGLGPHMAGLSSKFHSLSAAEISNLENIAAANREKNAANLKAWIKTHEPARIHIANQARRRLTKLTDKNYRVFEDDRLPKRPLSSYTNFTVENWPRLGGSDAIDGSKNISEAWKALSPSEKAVYEEKTAQASAKYEAEMEVIQARADAIKAEADPKSKK
- a CDS encoding Proteasome subunit beta, which translates into the protein MDHRPQAWGRPRDDVYGAYDASYMGENGPKQNTQQPIVTGTSVIAVKFKNGVVMAADNLASYGSLARFTDVKRLRSFADSSVVGFSGDISDMQYLDRHLIELSLDEAYTSPDAPRLNAANLHRYLAKLLYRRRSKFDPLWNHLLVAGLDDDDKPFLAAADLLGSTYSSPSLATGFGAMLAQPIMRRHVPDEEAAQNLDKDGAVSIIKECMKVLFYRDARSLDSYSLAIVTKDGVEITDDLKLEAQSWAFAERIRGYGTQTV